A region from the Sulfitobacter sp. D7 genome encodes:
- a CDS encoding putative bifunctional diguanylate cyclase/phosphodiesterase, with the protein MAHYRTTGPGQLRQSLAALLSGQAALAFLPAMSLLAFWIGGEMALIGASAALPLLFLAGQRFGEGATFPRDAHTAILQRSTFEELTEQVFQSARTQGRLSATCFIALEDFDQIIERYGQSAADTIARQSGERLHSALRDDDIIGKMGEARFAICTAPVRQLDLELCIQLAGRLQATLEEPFFVDGVTIYLTASVGFCLNTRAPGGDGSAWLAAAATALRSGQRRGPSSIRAFSDQMRRETESRAELREEVAQALASGQIQPWFQPQISTDTGQITGFEALARWNHPVQGMIPPSDFLPAVEEAGLLERLAEVMMYHSFAALKAWDSSGTEVPQIGVNFAGGELANPQLIDKITWELDRFDLSPERLAIEVLETVVASAADDVITRNINALRKLGCRIDLDDFGTGHASIASIRRFSVSRIKIDRSFVMKADRDPDQQRMISAILTMAERLGVETLAEGVETVGEHVLLAQLGCDHVQGFGIARPMPFEQTLDWIARHNVKLQDVPRIMNGRAT; encoded by the coding sequence ATGGCACATTACCGCACCACTGGGCCCGGGCAACTGCGCCAGTCGCTCGCCGCTTTGCTTAGCGGTCAGGCCGCTCTGGCCTTTCTCCCCGCGATGTCATTGCTGGCGTTTTGGATCGGCGGTGAAATGGCATTGATTGGCGCCTCTGCCGCGCTGCCACTTCTGTTTCTTGCGGGGCAGCGGTTTGGCGAGGGGGCGACGTTTCCCCGTGACGCGCACACCGCCATACTACAGCGCAGCACCTTTGAAGAGCTGACCGAACAGGTCTTTCAAAGCGCCCGAACACAGGGCCGCTTGTCGGCAACGTGCTTTATCGCGCTTGAGGATTTTGACCAGATCATCGAACGTTACGGCCAATCCGCCGCTGATACGATTGCGCGGCAAAGCGGCGAACGGTTGCACAGCGCCCTGCGGGATGACGATATCATCGGCAAGATGGGCGAAGCACGTTTCGCCATCTGCACGGCCCCGGTCCGCCAGCTTGATCTTGAGCTTTGCATTCAACTCGCCGGGCGGCTTCAGGCCACTTTGGAAGAACCGTTCTTTGTCGATGGGGTCACGATCTATCTCACGGCCTCCGTCGGATTTTGCCTCAACACCCGCGCCCCGGGCGGTGATGGCTCCGCTTGGCTTGCCGCCGCCGCCACGGCGCTGCGCAGCGGCCAGCGGCGCGGGCCATCTTCCATCCGCGCCTTCTCTGACCAGATGCGCCGGGAAACCGAAAGCCGCGCAGAACTCCGCGAGGAGGTCGCGCAGGCATTGGCCAGTGGGCAGATTCAACCATGGTTCCAGCCGCAAATCTCAACCGACACCGGTCAAATCACCGGCTTTGAAGCACTGGCGCGCTGGAACCACCCGGTCCAAGGCATGATCCCGCCCTCCGATTTCCTGCCCGCCGTCGAAGAAGCTGGCCTGTTGGAACGTTTGGCCGAGGTGATGATGTATCATTCCTTTGCAGCGCTCAAAGCTTGGGACAGCTCCGGCACCGAAGTGCCCCAGATCGGGGTGAATTTCGCAGGCGGCGAACTTGCCAACCCTCAGCTCATCGACAAAATCACGTGGGAGTTGGACCGTTTTGATTTATCCCCCGAAAGGCTCGCAATCGAAGTACTGGAAACGGTCGTCGCTTCCGCCGCCGATGATGTGATCACCCGAAATATAAATGCCCTGCGCAAGCTCGGTTGCCGCATCGACCTTGATGATTTCGGTACCGGCCATGCCTCCATCGCGTCCATCCGCCGCTTTTCGGTAAGCCGGATCAAAATCGATCGTTCCTTCGTTATGAAGGCCGATCGCGACCCCGATCAGCAACGCATGATCAGCGCCATCTTGACCATGGCCGAACGCCTGGGCGTCGAAACCCTTGCCGAAGGGGTGGAGACGGTGGGGGAGCATGTCCTGTTGGCCCAACTCGGCTGTGACCACGTGCAAGGCTTCGGCATCGCCCGCCCCATG